From the Coffea eugenioides isolate CCC68of chromosome 1, Ceug_1.0, whole genome shotgun sequence genome, the window AGTTGTTAAAATCCTCCTGCAGAATTCTTACATCAGTTATGAAGCTCTACAGAAACTTGGAATTCCACAACCTGTTCAATATCTTCAGGTACTTATTGCTTCTGCTTGAATATTCATAATCTTCACTTTTAGAACAAATATGAGTTGCAAAATACTGATCTTCAGTAGTATGTGGAGACTTGTTTCCTGTTTAATTAACTTCTGGTTATTCCCTGAACTTCCAGGCCAGATACCCTGAAGGTATACCTCTAGTTACTTTATTTGTGCATCCATCAATAATTGAGATGTTGGATGCTTCTGCTGAGGATGCCATAGAACGTGGTAGCTGGTGAGGGACCAAATTTGGCatgttctttttccttttaattcGTATATGTGTTTTCTGTTGTGGGTGGTCCTGAAATTGAAGAGGCTAGTGGTTTTGTTTATCTGCATGAATCCCTCTAGGATGCTTGTAGTTCTTTGCCATTCCTGGTATCTCATGTTTGCTTCTTTCTCTTTGGAGCCTGCATATTCCCCCCAAATATTTAAATTTCATATATGATATAAATATTGCCAAAAGGAATCTCCCTGGAGATATGAGGCTGATATAACTAATTGGACAAATCTATCCCTTCATGCAATTATATAGCATGTTATTTAGATGCATAACTTTTTCACTGGCATTTCAATAAGTTATGTCTAAAATTTTGGGTGGGAATTTTCTGACTAGGGTGTGTAGAATTCTAGGCTGCTTTCTCCACTATTGTCTCTGGGGAACAATTTTACTTGTCTTAATTCACTTAAtattatgatttttattttcttttttcctgtgCCTTCTACCCGTTTTGTCTTTCTTATGCTTCTGAAAACTTGGTATATTTTTATTGCATGATGCTCATACATCTCTTGAGTTGTTCGGTAGGCTGTAACTTGTTTGTTACTTTCTAATGTAAATTAATGAGTTTTTGGTAAACAGTTCAGATTTCCTTTCCAATTCCTTATATTGTAGGAGTCCATTTACTTGTTAAACTCAGCTGATGCATGGGCCTCTGACTAGCAAGTTGGTAACTGCGGTGAATTTGAGTCACATTTGAGTAACCATGGGTACACTTCTTGGTTGTATTAAGGAATTTTATTGGAATAGTGGTGGATATCTCATTGGGTAGTGCTGTCATCCGGAGGTCTGATCTTTGCCAGTTGTCAGCCAAATATGAATTCCAGATTGACTAAGAGATTGGTTGGATGAGTGGGAATAAGCTGCCCTAAAAACAATCTGCGCAACTGGGTTCATTGTGTTGTCATCTCCTTTCTTTTTGTCCTTGTTTCATCCTTTATGTTGTGAATAGCCGCAAGTCTTTTTttcgttctttttttttttcaatcattaAGTTGCTACGTGCACATGTGAAAATGGAAGTTCTTACGTAAAGTTTCTCTTAAATTGGATTTGTTTGTTTTGTGGACAATATCAAATTGCCGGAAGTTTTTTGCTGATGAGATGTCATACAGGATGGATTCACTTTCTGTTTTACCAGCATCCTTTGGTTCGCAAGACGCATCCAAGATTCTGTCACTTTGTCCGTCTGTTCAAAAGTCTCTTAAGGTGATGTTTTTGCTAGACAGTCAACGGCTTCTATTCTACTCAGTTGACATGCTGGTTTTCTGATTGGTTTGTGCTGTTTTCCAGTCTAGTAAGGCGATTATTCTGGGAGAATCATACATATTTAGCAATGGATTTGTCAAGGTAGAATCAGTGCATCTCTACTAGTTAATTGTCCAGTGGATCTATTAATAATAGAGGTCTGTTAAATCTTATTCGCATGTGCTGAAGGAGGAATTGTTCATGCTCTTCTGCAGATAGATATAGATGAACAAAACTTTGTGCAGATGTATGTTGCTTGTCTGTCAAATTGCATgaatatcttttccttttagtTGTTGTATAGGAAGGTTTTCAACGGCTGCTCTCTGCAATTAAGATGTTGTAAAGAAAGGTTTTGAACAGCTGCTACCTGCAATTAGATTGCAAAGTCCACAGAGCTTAGGCAGACATGATGCGTTGGATGAGTTCTTTGTTGGTTTTTGTTCCCAGCATTTCCAAAGAAGAAATTGCTTTATCTTACATCCCTTCAGACTTGAAACCATCTTGTGTTGTGTGTTTCCTTCTAGAAGAAAAATGAACAGTGTAGCAAATAGATCTCTTGGTAGTTAAAATGTTAGAAACTTTTGACTGGGATTATCTGAACTTAAGTTGATTTGGTTATGCTTTTACTTGTATATGTCCTCTAAACACCTACTATGAACTTTGACATCAATCTTAGTCACGTCTTATATGGTGGCCTCTGTAATTTCTGTTTGGATTTCTTAGTTCTGCATGTTATTTGTTTGTCAGGATCTGTTTGATCACttggaaaaagggatagaaaCACTAAACCTTCCTGCTTTTGCTAGCACTGGACAATCTGATAATTTGCATGTCATTAAAGATGCTTCCGTTAGACATGATACACTACCTGAGTCAAATGAAACTGGTACTGGAAAACAAGCTGTGGAGAAAGGAtctaagaagaagaaaggaaaattcaCCGGGAACACCAAAGTGGAGGCAGCTGAAAGTGATCCAGATTACCATGAATTAGCACCTACCAAGTCTAAGAAAAACCAGAAGAAAGGCAAGGCACCAACTTCTTTGCAATTGTCTGATTCAAAATTAGGGCTGAGAAAAGATGATAGGATGGAGGAAAGCCACAATGCTATTTCAGAAGAATGGCTTATTCCGAAGATCATGGCACTGATTCCTGATCTTGAAGAACAAGGTAAGCAAAATATGATGATAAATTTCAATCATCTGATAGGAGATCTGTATGTTAAACCACTGTGACAATGCTTTTGGTTGAAATATGTAGGCATAGGTGATCCTGAGACCATTCTTGCACCTTTAGCGAGCTATCTGAGACCTATGCTTCTCAATTCATTGAAGGAGAGAAGAAAGGCAGCATTTACACAAAATGCACAGCGCATGAAGCGTGTACTTGATAATTTGCAACACAAGATTGATGAGGTAATATCAGCTGTTGCAAATGTTCCCCATTCTCTTAGTATAATCTTTTTTCATGGGAAAAAATAACTGCATGCTCAAGGAAATCAGCAGTTTCTATGGTATGGTTAAGAAATAATTAGGAGGAACTTTTCCCTTTCTCCTGCCTGATTGAACATTCTGCCAATTTGGAGATGGAATAATTTATATGGGTAGGTAATGTTACATAATTTTACCCATTTTCCTTATAAGCTGTCCTTGATAAATGCATATAACATCATATCTTgaactttcttttttcttgcctctgtttttcttttgaagTAAGGCCAGATTTTTTCTTGACCATATATAGATGTTTTATTAACTTTATTCATCCTTCTGTAAAATTTTCTTTCTGTACTTCCTAAAATAGAATAAATAATGGGTCTAGTGTGCGGAAGCAAGTAAATGGTCTCGAGGGACAATCTATTTGGTCTGTTCCAGGCCAAAGGCCTAGGAATTTTGTTCTGCCATCTGATGATAAATGCTGTAAACTGATCTCCGACTTATCTTCACCTTTGTCTGCTCTCAGTCATTCTTGAACATACAACTGTATGAGAAGGCACTGGATTTGTTTGAAGATGACCCATCAACATCAGTACGTTTTTGTGGATTTCTTAGCTTTCCTCTTTAGGTATTGTTGTTGTGTGTTCTTcatattcttttcattttgatATGTAGGTTCTTTTACATAAACATTTGCTACGAACCACAGCTACCTCCATGGTGGATACTCTACTACTTGACCTGGTAAAAATATCCATCTATACCTTGACTGACCAAACTAGAGTTTAAAATGTTCATGGGGCTAACTCTGTGGGTTTTACTGCCCAGGACATACACAATAAATTGAGAAATGGAATGGAAGTTGAAGAACCCCAAAAGCCCAAAAAATCTGAACCTGCATCACTTAGTCCTGGAGATAGGGCTGCACTTGTAAATCCTGCAACTCATATATTCTACAATTCTTACTAATGATTCTTTTTGTGTTAAGAAACTTATAAAATGTTTGGATTAAGATTTCTacctttaatttttttgtagGCTAAAAGTTTAGCACGACCCCTTTCAGTCAAGGCACTTGCACTGGTTGAAGCCTTGGAGGCTAAGGTAAGGACTATCCTCTTACTCAGAGGCTACTATAACAACAGAAATCCCCACACCAcatcctcccccccccccccccccaaaaaaaaaaagcctaacATATTCTACTCTTCTCCCAATATTTGGTTGCTTGCGAACTTCTGATACTTCTGAATTTACACAATTACGTTTCACCATGTACTGCTTATCACTTGGGCTTTGACTGGCTGAATCTCCTAGGTGTTGTTATGATCCATCTTGGCTTCTTCTAGTTTGTCCTTTTCCCCTTTGAGGGGTCATTGTTCATAAAGATTATTTCTCTGAAACACCTCTGATAGAACTATTAATGTGACAGCTTGACTTACTTTTATTGTATGTAACAGAGGGTTGAAACTTTTATGACTGCTCTACGTGCAATTGCAGAAGAAAGGTTAGAAGATGCATTTTGTCTATCATATTAATTGCAGTTATCAGAGTGAAATGGAAAGAACCTAATTTCTCTTGGCGGGTTTTGCAGTGGGTTAATTTTGAAGAAGCTTGATAAGAAACTGGAAAGAAGTCTTCTGCATTCGTATCGTAAGGTATGCCTGGATGCATTTCTTGGTTAAGTAGTGATTGTGTTACTAAAGTTGTCTTCAACTAGGGTATGCACAAATGCGGCATGTGCTGAGAATAGTTTCCTGTTTTCACGATTGGGAATTCGGTTGACTTGAATAGTTGGGCTCTATTTTTGTTATATGCCACTGCTCTAAGGGCAGTTGTGGTGTACTAGGCTCCAGCCGCAAATGGGCTTGGAAAGAGTGAGATACATGCAGTCTTAATCTGGCATGTAGAAATGCTGTTTTCATACTTCAAGCTCGTGCTGCCGGCTATGGAGCCATGGTATCATATCCTATGGctgatttttattttccttaaaatAATGCACATAATAGCATCTTATGTCACAATAAAATTTGATACTTTCTTTTCTATATACTTACCTGCTATTTAAGAAGCAAGCTCCAAATACTGTGAAGTTGAATTTACATTTCCTGATATCTTTCATTATGGGTTAATTGAGCATGGAGACTTAATTCTTGACAGTACTGTTCTCTTTTCgactctaattttttttccatgttGATGACCATATGTATCTGTTAGAATTTGTGACATGACGTTTTATTCTAGGATTTGACGTCTCAAATTTCTGATGAAACTGACCCTATTTCCCTtctaccaaaagttgtttctcTCCTTTATGTACAGGTCAGACTTtagtttcttttatttattcataaCTTCAAATCAATCTTAATT encodes:
- the LOC113783403 gene encoding E3 UFM1-protein ligase 1 homolog; its protein translation is MDEELLELQRQFEFAQQAKSSIRLSERNVVELVQKLQQLGIIDFDLLHTTSGKEYITPEQLRKEMAAEIRKLGRVSLIDLADITGVDLYHVETQAGHIVSNDSTLMLINGEIISNSYWDIVAEEINERLQECSQIVLAEIAAQLQVGSELVVSVLEPRLGTLVKGRLEGGQLYTPAYVARVSAMVRGAARGIFVPTNLSALWNSLQDLLQETDGASGVAVEGSFFQSLFNGLVKEGEILGSLRAGVHWTPSVFAMAQKECVDSFLSQNSYISYEALQKLGIPQPVQYLQARYPEGIPLVTLFVHPSIIEMLDASAEDAIERGSWMDSLSVLPASFGSQDASKILSLCPSVQKSLKSSKAIILGESYIFSNGFVKDLFDHLEKGIETLNLPAFASTGQSDNLHVIKDASVRHDTLPESNETGTGKQAVEKGSKKKKGKFTGNTKVEAAESDPDYHELAPTKSKKNQKKGKAPTSLQLSDSKLGLRKDDRMEESHNAISEEWLIPKIMALIPDLEEQGIGDPETILAPLASYLRPMLLNSLKERRKAAFTQNAQRMKRVLDNLQHKIDESFLNIQLYEKALDLFEDDPSTSVLLHKHLLRTTATSMVDTLLLDLDIHNKLRNGMEVEEPQKPKKSEPASLSPGDRAALAKSLARPLSVKALALVEALEAKRVETFMTALRAIAEESGLILKKLDKKLERSLLHSYRKDLTSQISDETDPISLLPKVVSLLYVQIHGRALQAPGRAISIAVSRLKDKLDDPAFKVLADYQAATVALLALMSGTTSSEEDCTSDRILSKRELLENLVPALKGLVLGTSQP